The following are from one region of the Phycisphaerae bacterium genome:
- a CDS encoding DUF4287 domain-containing protein: MAKSPQEMEASMIRNLKEQTGKTLEQWIKIVEKSKLAKHGEIVKHLKADHGMTHGYANLVAHKSLATDAGSAEDSGALVEAQYSGARASLRPIYDALMAQVSKFGGDVEIAPKKAYVSLRRNKQFAIIQPSTATRVDVGINLKGVEPTGRLEVSGSFNSMVSHRVRVSAPNEVDKDLVGWLKQAYEGA, translated from the coding sequence ATGGCCAAGTCGCCGCAGGAAATGGAAGCGTCGATGATCCGCAACCTCAAGGAGCAGACCGGCAAGACGCTGGAGCAGTGGATCAAGATTGTCGAGAAATCCAAACTCGCCAAGCACGGCGAGATCGTGAAACACCTCAAGGCCGACCACGGCATGACGCACGGATACGCCAACCTCGTCGCCCACAAGTCGCTGGCCACCGACGCCGGATCGGCCGAGGACTCCGGCGCGCTCGTCGAGGCCCAGTACTCCGGCGCGAGAGCCTCCCTTCGTCCCATCTACGATGCCTTGATGGCCCAGGTGAGCAAGTTCGGCGGCGACGTGGAGATCGCACCGAAGAAGGCCTACGTGAGCCTTCGCCGCAATAAACAGTTCGCCATCATCCAGCCGTCCACCGCGACCCGCGTCGACGTGGGCATCAACCTCAAGGGCGTTGAACCGACCGGCCGACTCGAAGTGTCCGGCAGCTTCAATTCGATGGTCTCGCACCGCGTCCGCGTTTCCGCGCCGAACGAAGTGGACAAGGATCTGGTCGGCTGGCTGAAGCAGGCGTACGAAGGGGCGTGA
- a CDS encoding putative zinc-binding metallopeptidase encodes MRSVRQRRRPRRAPEWADWSDGDLLDARLCDLRLDLRTTWLDRCVSRVRAEVLERGLTIRPHFWLSTEWFSPDGIPGVAVPFYLAHPRLMRLEKRQMQDIDGTTSRRCLRLLRHEVGHAISNAFRLHRRKKWREVFGRATRPYPQFYNPKPLSRGYVLHLDHWYAQSHPSEDFAETFAVWLTPRFPWRKRYAGWPALRKLEYVDELMQEIAGAAPPVRDRRRVDPLGRLRMTLGEHYEEKRARYGTDASNIYDRDLRRLFRDPRECVDGEPAGQYLKRVAPDIRRVVAKWTDEYQYTVDQVLSEMTIRCRQLKLRLDRPGDRATLDAAVLLTVQTMNYLHGGLHRVAI; translated from the coding sequence CTGCGTTCCGTCCGTCAGCGGCGAAGGCCACGGCGAGCGCCTGAGTGGGCGGATTGGTCCGACGGCGACCTTCTCGATGCTCGCCTGTGTGATCTTCGCCTCGACCTTCGAACGACCTGGCTCGACCGCTGTGTATCGAGGGTCCGTGCCGAAGTCCTCGAGCGCGGCCTGACCATTCGGCCGCACTTCTGGCTCTCAACAGAGTGGTTCTCGCCGGACGGCATCCCCGGCGTGGCGGTTCCCTTCTATCTGGCTCATCCACGCCTGATGCGCCTCGAGAAGCGCCAGATGCAGGACATCGACGGTACGACTTCGCGGCGTTGCCTGCGCCTGCTTCGACATGAGGTCGGCCATGCGATTTCCAACGCCTTTCGGCTTCATCGGCGGAAGAAATGGCGGGAGGTATTCGGGCGAGCCACACGGCCGTACCCGCAGTTTTACAACCCCAAGCCGCTCAGCCGGGGCTATGTCCTCCACCTCGACCATTGGTACGCCCAGAGTCACCCGTCCGAGGACTTCGCGGAGACGTTCGCCGTGTGGCTCACGCCGCGCTTCCCCTGGCGAAAGCGTTACGCGGGCTGGCCCGCGCTGCGCAAGCTCGAGTACGTGGACGAGTTGATGCAGGAGATCGCGGGGGCGGCGCCGCCTGTGCGCGACCGCCGTCGTGTCGATCCGCTGGGGCGCCTCCGCATGACCCTCGGTGAGCACTACGAGGAGAAGCGGGCGCGCTACGGAACCGACGCGTCCAACATCTACGACCGCGATCTGCGGCGGCTTTTCCGCGATCCGCGCGAATGCGTCGATGGCGAACCGGCCGGGCAGTATCTCAAGCGCGTCGCCCCCGACATCCGCCGCGTCGTTGCCAAGTGGACCGATGAGTACCAGTACACGGTGGACCAGGTCCTCTCGGAGATGACCATCCGCTGCCGGCAACTCAAGCTGCGGCTGGATCGCCCGGGCGACCGGGCGACGCTGGACGCGGCCGTGCTGCTCACCGTGCAAACCATGAATTACCTCCACGGCGGCCTGCATCGCGTGGCGATTTGA
- a CDS encoding MarR family transcriptional regulator produces MARSPADNKTAALQEMAAEIFELYRLVAIERSRRPSGNDELSEAEFLTLETLARDEPLTIGEVQKRIGVVPAQMSRIVRALEVETGKGHITCNINPHDRRRVDLHLTASGRKAMQSYRETHLGSIQRILDILSDEERENFMRVMRTLRSAYDHDSDTQS; encoded by the coding sequence ATGGCTCGATCGCCCGCCGACAACAAGACGGCCGCCTTGCAGGAAATGGCGGCCGAGATCTTCGAGCTGTACCGGCTCGTGGCCATTGAGCGCTCGCGACGCCCAAGCGGGAATGACGAGCTTTCCGAGGCGGAATTCCTCACGTTAGAGACACTGGCGCGGGATGAACCACTGACCATCGGGGAAGTACAAAAGCGGATCGGCGTGGTTCCGGCACAGATGTCCCGCATCGTGCGAGCACTCGAAGTGGAAACCGGCAAGGGGCATATCACCTGCAATATCAATCCCCACGATCGCCGGCGCGTCGACCTGCACCTGACGGCATCGGGCCGGAAAGCCATGCAGAGCTACCGCGAGACGCACCTGGGGAGCATTCAGCGGATTCTTGATATCCTATCCGACGAGGAGCGTGAGAATTTCATGCGGGTGATGCGCACGCTTCGTTCGGCCTACGATCACGATTCCGACACGCAATCCTGA
- a CDS encoding choice-of-anchor B family protein translates to MKRHLIRPLSLTRVLVSSLLLGVFALGAAAHEDHQFDEDRQPPYDGPGWKKVNGGSPSLAFVGTNIELRSWITLLEFNSGATSADDCWGYVSPSGREYALIGLSLGTGIVEVTNPDDAQIIAVLPGPTSIWRDLKVYQHYAYAVSEGGGGIQVFDLSQIDQGVVQQVNTVLTGPGTSATHNVAINEESEFLYRVGGGSSPIQGFRVYDLSDPAAPAYVTTWNNRYCHDVQAVNYVENNGPTPTVREIVFCYANDTSGGGNPGIAILDVTDKLNIFEVGSINLAAPPIFSHPARFSHQGWLSPDRNYIYFGDEVDEGASPFPPTTTRIIDVSDLANPVQIGVFSNGNTSRDHNVYTRDNWIFEANYRSGLRIFDATDQLNPVEVAYYDTYPGSDSANYNGLWNVFPYFPSGTIIGSDIERGLFVWRFNAPADPPTGPNPAAGYPHAALKNRYVSFSPDASLLGTPHAYRVQHVGSGSAWYVSTPRTTPVSIDGQGLCFLVSDPAPPLHDFASEPVLHVGGCMIAPGQSYEVRTTTDGILFSDPLVVSTASQPTNGRWWADVAGLLSAAGDGSTIPPTPAGAWTPPDGLVSGFDVTAILGGFVQSPSAAHFTWLDLNPERTDRVVNGNDILQAVNAFSTGSGKEFYPFAMPLAGPQGQPICPAPPLSSALSP, encoded by the coding sequence ATGAAACGGCATCTGATCCGACCCTTGAGCCTTACTCGCGTACTCGTGTCCTCGCTGCTGTTGGGCGTCTTCGCGCTGGGTGCGGCGGCACACGAAGATCACCAGTTTGACGAGGATCGCCAGCCGCCCTACGACGGGCCCGGATGGAAGAAAGTGAATGGTGGCTCACCATCACTGGCGTTCGTCGGCACCAACATCGAACTTCGCAGCTGGATCACGTTGCTGGAGTTCAATTCCGGCGCGACCTCGGCTGACGATTGTTGGGGATACGTGTCTCCGTCCGGCCGGGAGTACGCCCTCATCGGTCTCTCGCTCGGCACGGGAATCGTCGAGGTGACGAATCCCGACGATGCTCAGATTATCGCGGTTCTGCCCGGCCCGACGAGCATCTGGCGCGATCTTAAAGTTTACCAGCATTATGCCTATGCCGTCAGCGAAGGCGGCGGCGGGATCCAGGTGTTTGATCTTTCGCAGATCGATCAGGGCGTCGTCCAGCAGGTCAACACGGTGCTTACCGGACCGGGGACATCCGCGACGCACAACGTGGCCATCAACGAGGAGAGTGAATTCCTCTATCGGGTTGGCGGAGGCTCATCTCCAATACAGGGCTTTCGCGTCTATGACCTCTCAGATCCGGCCGCGCCGGCCTATGTGACCACCTGGAACAACCGTTATTGTCACGACGTACAAGCCGTGAATTACGTGGAGAACAATGGTCCGACGCCGACTGTTCGGGAGATCGTCTTCTGCTATGCGAACGATACCTCCGGCGGCGGCAATCCCGGAATCGCCATCCTCGATGTCACCGACAAGCTGAACATCTTCGAGGTGGGATCGATCAATCTCGCTGCACCGCCGATCTTCTCGCATCCGGCGCGCTTCTCACACCAGGGCTGGCTTTCGCCGGATCGAAACTACATCTACTTCGGCGACGAGGTTGACGAAGGGGCATCGCCGTTTCCGCCGACCACCACGCGGATCATCGATGTCTCCGATCTGGCCAATCCCGTTCAGATAGGCGTCTTCTCCAACGGCAATACGTCACGCGACCACAATGTCTACACTCGTGACAACTGGATTTTCGAGGCTAATTACCGCAGCGGTCTTCGCATTTTCGACGCCACCGATCAGCTGAACCCCGTGGAAGTCGCATACTATGACACGTATCCGGGAAGCGACTCGGCCAACTACAACGGCCTGTGGAACGTGTTCCCCTACTTTCCCAGCGGAACAATCATCGGCAGTGACATCGAACGGGGCTTGTTTGTCTGGCGTTTCAATGCGCCGGCCGATCCGCCCACCGGCCCGAATCCCGCGGCCGGCTATCCACACGCGGCCCTGAAGAACCGCTACGTGAGCTTCTCGCCCGACGCATCACTTCTCGGCACGCCGCACGCCTATCGCGTGCAACACGTGGGCAGCGGATCGGCCTGGTACGTCAGCACTCCGCGAACAACGCCCGTATCGATTGACGGACAGGGCTTGTGTTTCCTCGTCTCCGATCCTGCCCCGCCGCTCCATGACTTCGCGTCCGAGCCCGTGCTGCACGTGGGCGGCTGCATGATTGCACCGGGACAGTCCTATGAGGTGCGCACCACGACGGACGGAATCCTCTTTTCCGATCCGCTCGTCGTTTCAACCGCCTCCCAGCCGACGAACGGACGATGGTGGGCGGACGTTGCCGGGTTGCTGAGCGCGGCGGGAGACGGCTCCACCATTCCGCCAACGCCCGCCGGAGCATGGACGCCGCCCGACGGACTCGTGAGCGGATTCGACGTGACCGCAATATTGGGCGGTTTCGTGCAGTCCCCTTCGGCCGCGCACTTCACGTGGCTCGACCTCAACCCGGAACGCACCGACCGCGTGGTCAACGGCAACGACATCCTCCAGGCGGTCAACGCGTTCTCCACCGGCAGTGGGAAGGAGTTCTATCCTTTCGCGATGCCGCTGGCCGGACCGCAAGGGCAACCAATCTGCCCGGCGCCGCCGTTGTCATCGGCGCTAAGTCCGTAG
- a CDS encoding C1 family peptidase, translating into MRNLPWFRFLAVVPILVLASCPATMPPPDGGMTEGVTFGATEPDRSVVEARPQTINPYAANADAELPRSADLTRDLPPIGDQGGLGSCTAWASGYAAATYTANRQFGWGASTSSHQASPGYLYERLIETDNLDCGSGTFIQTAMNLLIQDGCSSFDTVDYSDQVCSANSSTSDAANFRIGSFNRVVETDRHAVRAELAAGRILVIGASLYDDFPQWTGDGVYRGSGNFLTQGSQHAAHAMAVVGYDDNRQAYRIMNSWSTAWGDFGFMWMHYDTFHATVFEVYSIEPAGDRQPPSPPGPGPEPEPLPDPDAFLDEAYQFADVDPVSREDQVYLVFYYHFTAPVFIRTITVTDPSLNQGQQTYNAWYQEGYVYFVQTGGFQWEPGPYTIEFNTRTENGNDIIYSGVADIAALDDGSSDNGLCSDLCIFAFDGECDDGGPGADYNVCAFGTDCFDCGVRGDDSGVDMLCNDTCRYAGDGECDDGGPGADYAVCEYGTDCTDCGSRDDVVVDQLCEDSCIFAFDGECDDGGAGADFDVCAFGTDCFDCGPRDPNDQTDAFCTDTCPFAFDGECDDGGLGALTDVCAFGSDCFDCGPRSADGFKSVVKPESAAASTGTGESSKPTARKFRGIPIKTPAWAKELPTAGVRAETLGANRQPVTIVQPEPADEGEK; encoded by the coding sequence ATGCGCAATCTACCGTGGTTCCGCTTTCTGGCGGTTGTGCCGATTCTGGTCCTGGCGTCCTGCCCGGCGACGATGCCGCCGCCCGATGGCGGAATGACTGAGGGAGTAACTTTCGGGGCCACGGAGCCCGATCGCTCCGTCGTCGAGGCGCGCCCGCAAACGATCAATCCGTATGCCGCCAACGCGGACGCCGAACTGCCCCGCTCGGCCGATCTCACCCGCGACCTTCCCCCCATCGGCGACCAGGGCGGGCTGGGCTCGTGCACGGCGTGGGCGTCGGGCTATGCCGCGGCGACCTATACCGCCAATCGCCAGTTCGGCTGGGGCGCGAGCACCTCGTCACACCAGGCTAGTCCGGGCTACCTCTATGAGCGCCTGATCGAGACGGACAATCTCGATTGCGGTTCGGGCACGTTCATTCAGACGGCCATGAACCTCCTCATCCAGGACGGCTGCTCGAGCTTCGACACGGTGGACTACAGCGACCAGGTCTGTTCGGCCAATTCGTCCACCAGCGATGCGGCCAACTTCCGCATCGGCAGCTTTAACCGCGTCGTGGAAACCGATCGGCACGCGGTCCGCGCCGAATTGGCCGCGGGGCGCATACTGGTGATCGGCGCCAGCCTGTACGACGATTTCCCCCAGTGGACGGGCGACGGCGTCTACCGCGGCAGCGGGAATTTCCTCACACAGGGCAGCCAGCACGCCGCCCACGCCATGGCCGTGGTAGGCTACGACGACAATCGCCAGGCCTATCGCATCATGAACAGTTGGAGCACGGCATGGGGTGACTTCGGCTTCATGTGGATGCACTACGACACGTTCCACGCGACCGTGTTCGAAGTGTATTCCATCGAGCCGGCCGGTGACCGCCAGCCGCCCTCGCCTCCGGGACCGGGACCCGAGCCTGAGCCATTGCCTGATCCGGATGCGTTCCTCGACGAGGCCTACCAGTTCGCCGACGTCGATCCGGTCTCACGCGAGGATCAGGTCTATCTCGTCTTCTACTATCACTTCACGGCTCCCGTGTTCATCCGCACGATCACCGTCACCGACCCCTCACTCAATCAGGGGCAGCAGACATACAACGCCTGGTACCAGGAGGGGTATGTCTATTTCGTGCAGACCGGCGGATTCCAATGGGAACCCGGCCCGTACACGATCGAGTTCAATACGCGAACGGAGAACGGCAACGACATCATCTACAGCGGCGTGGCCGACATCGCGGCACTGGATGATGGCTCTTCCGACAACGGGCTTTGCTCCGATCTGTGCATTTTCGCCTTCGACGGCGAGTGCGACGACGGCGGGCCCGGCGCGGATTACAACGTCTGCGCGTTCGGAACCGATTGCTTCGACTGCGGTGTCCGCGGCGATGACAGCGGCGTCGACATGCTGTGCAACGACACCTGCCGGTACGCGGGCGACGGCGAGTGCGACGACGGCGGCCCCGGCGCCGACTACGCCGTCTGCGAGTACGGAACCGACTGCACCGACTGCGGGTCGCGCGATGACGTCGTCGTCGACCAGCTCTGCGAAGACTCCTGCATCTTCGCGTTCGACGGCGAGTGCGACGACGGCGGAGCCGGCGCCGACTTCGACGTGTGCGCCTTCGGCACGGACTGCTTCGACTGCGGGCCGCGTGACCCCAATGATCAAACCGACGCCTTCTGCACCGATACCTGCCCCTTCGCATTCGACGGGGAATGCGACGACGGCGGGCTGGGGGCGCTCACCGACGTGTGCGCTTTCGGCTCAGACTGCTTCGATTGCGGGCCGCGCAGCGCCGACGGATTCAAGAGCGTCGTGAAACCGGAATCCGCGGCCGCCTCAACCGGAACCGGCGAATCGTCCAAACCGACGGCGCGCAAGTTCCGGGGTATACCCATCAAGACGCCCGCGTGGGCCAAGGAATTGCCCACGGCCGGCGTCCGCGCGGAAACGCTGGGGGCCAACCGTCAGCCGGTGACGATCGTTCAGCCCGAACCGGCCGATGAGGGCGAGAAATAG
- a CDS encoding aminopeptidase encodes MTDPRMTKLAEVLIRYSTEMKPGEKILIEAIDIPHEMTCELVRVARAAGADPLVLLKSNQVNRELLMGATKSQLDQWADAEVLTMSNVQAYIGMRGSHNIAELSDLPEDSHKLYQSTVWKRVHLDIRVPKTRWVVLRWPHPAMAQQAGKSTAAFEDFYFNVCTLDYARMAEALKPLKARMESTDRVHIKGPGTDLKFSIKGIPAIGCDGKLNIPDGEVFTAPVRNSVSGTLQYNARSIYQGVIHDNVRFVFKEGKIVEATSTNTAHINKVLDSDEGARHIGEFAIGFNPFVTEPMLDILFDEKIAGSFHFTPGGAYDEADNGNKSVVHWDLVCIQTPKYGGGEIWFDDTLIRKDGQFVPEDLKGLNPENLK; translated from the coding sequence ATGACCGATCCACGCATGACCAAGCTCGCCGAAGTGCTCATCCGGTACTCCACGGAAATGAAGCCCGGCGAGAAGATCCTGATCGAAGCCATCGACATCCCCCACGAGATGACCTGCGAGCTGGTCCGCGTGGCCCGCGCGGCCGGGGCCGATCCGCTGGTTCTGCTCAAGAGCAACCAGGTGAACCGGGAACTGCTCATGGGCGCCACCAAGAGTCAGCTCGACCAGTGGGCCGACGCGGAAGTGCTCACCATGAGCAACGTGCAGGCCTACATCGGCATGCGCGGCAGCCACAACATCGCCGAGCTCTCCGACCTGCCCGAAGACTCCCACAAGCTGTACCAGTCCACGGTGTGGAAGCGCGTGCACCTCGACATTCGCGTACCCAAGACGCGCTGGGTGGTGCTCCGCTGGCCGCACCCGGCGATGGCCCAGCAGGCGGGCAAGAGCACGGCCGCGTTCGAGGACTTCTACTTCAACGTCTGCACGCTGGACTACGCCCGCATGGCCGAGGCGCTCAAGCCGCTCAAGGCGCGCATGGAATCGACGGACAGGGTACACATCAAGGGTCCGGGCACCGATCTGAAATTCTCGATCAAGGGCATCCCCGCCATCGGCTGCGACGGCAAGCTCAACATCCCGGACGGCGAGGTCTTCACCGCGCCGGTGCGAAACAGCGTGAGCGGCACGCTCCAGTACAACGCCCGCTCCATCTACCAGGGCGTGATCCACGACAACGTGCGTTTCGTCTTCAAGGAGGGCAAGATCGTGGAGGCGACGAGCACGAACACGGCCCACATCAACAAGGTGCTCGACAGCGACGAGGGCGCCCGCCACATCGGCGAGTTCGCCATCGGTTTCAACCCCTTCGTGACCGAGCCCATGCTGGACATTCTCTTCGACGAGAAGATCGCCGGCTCGTTCCACTTCACCCCCGGCGGGGCGTACGACGAAGCCGACAACGGCAACAAGTCCGTGGTCCACTGGGACCTGGTGTGCATCCAGACGCCCAAGTACGGCGGCGGGGAAATCTGGTTCGACGACACGCTGATCCGCAAGGACGGCCAGTTCGTGCCGGAGGATTTAAAAGGGCTGAATCCGGAAAATCTGAAGTAG
- a CDS encoding co-chaperone GroES, giving the protein MSQRPKASAAKFDTVEPLGKRVLIRKDEDKKVTKGGIELPDSIEIPTITGRVVTVSHQVELDENFPIRQYDRVLFNPKNAIPVEFDPGNCLYVVPIEDVVAVFRKSE; this is encoded by the coding sequence ATGAGTCAACGGCCCAAGGCATCCGCGGCGAAGTTCGACACGGTGGAGCCGCTCGGCAAGCGCGTGCTCATTCGCAAGGACGAGGACAAAAAGGTGACCAAGGGCGGCATCGAGCTGCCCGATTCGATCGAGATTCCCACGATCACCGGGCGGGTCGTCACCGTCTCGCACCAGGTCGAGCTGGACGAGAACTTCCCCATCCGCCAGTACGACCGCGTGCTCTTCAACCCCAAGAACGCCATCCCGGTGGAGTTCGACCCCGGCAACTGCCTGTACGTTGTGCCCATCGAGGACGTCGTGGCCGTGTTTCGAAAGAGTGAGTAA
- a CDS encoding BtpA/SgcQ family protein, giving the protein MLDFPSPALIGVIHLPGLPGSPLHTLSMEEILNRAVSDARTLKGAGFDAAIVENFGDAPFPKDNVSPASVAAMAIVADHVRRESGLRIGINALRNDAVAALGIAAAAGAGFIRVNIHTGVYATDQGLIEGRADETLRYRRLLGRRVAILADVHVKHATPLGHADIAAAARDTAYRGLADGLIVTGPATGSAVDFDDLTNVRHAVPDRRIFVGSGATADTVASLLNLANGVIVGTGIKPGGDPAAPIDAALATSFAHAAGRS; this is encoded by the coding sequence ATGCTCGACTTCCCCTCTCCAGCGCTGATCGGCGTCATCCACCTTCCGGGCCTGCCGGGCAGCCCGCTGCACACGCTGAGCATGGAGGAAATCCTCAATCGCGCCGTGTCCGACGCACGCACGCTGAAAGGCGCCGGCTTCGACGCCGCCATCGTGGAAAACTTCGGCGATGCGCCCTTTCCAAAGGACAATGTTTCCCCCGCGAGCGTTGCCGCCATGGCCATCGTCGCCGACCACGTCCGCCGCGAGTCCGGGCTGCGGATCGGCATTAACGCTCTGCGAAACGATGCGGTCGCCGCACTGGGCATCGCCGCCGCCGCCGGGGCAGGCTTCATCCGCGTAAACATCCACACCGGCGTCTATGCCACCGATCAGGGACTCATCGAGGGGCGGGCCGACGAGACGCTGCGCTACCGCCGACTGCTCGGCCGGCGCGTCGCCATTCTCGCCGACGTGCACGTCAAGCACGCCACACCCCTCGGCCATGCCGACATCGCCGCCGCCGCCCGCGACACCGCCTACCGCGGCCTCGCCGACGGACTCATCGTCACTGGACCTGCGACGGGATCTGCCGTCGACTTCGACGATCTGACGAACGTTCGCCACGCCGTGCCCGACCGCCGCATCTTCGTCGGCAGCGGCGCCACCGCCGACACCGTCGCCTCCCTGCTCAATCTTGCTAATGGCGTCATTGTCGGAACGGGCATCAAGCCCGGCGGCGACCCGGCCGCGCCGATCGACGCGGCCCTTGCCACGTCGTTCGCTCACGCCGCGGGACGTTCCTGA
- a CDS encoding response regulator translates to MRAAQGRKLVRAIAAGSFPQAVIAAGPIADRGLIVIMCAKDQRPVVLLVEDNPQNLELLQAYLEDVPEVRVLTATNGLEAMRLVAEESPAIVLLDIMMPKMSGFEVCKRIKSDPATRDIVVIMITALNEPGDVERAAECGTDDYLSKPIDRRALVEQIRNILSART, encoded by the coding sequence GTGCGCGCCGCACAGGGCCGCAAGTTGGTGCGCGCTATTGCGGCGGGATCGTTCCCGCAGGCGGTCATCGCTGCGGGGCCAATCGCGGATCGGGGACTTATCGTCATCATGTGCGCCAAAGACCAACGTCCCGTCGTGCTCCTTGTTGAAGATAATCCGCAGAACCTGGAGCTGCTCCAGGCCTACCTGGAGGACGTGCCGGAAGTTCGGGTGCTGACGGCGACCAACGGGCTCGAGGCGATGCGTCTCGTCGCGGAGGAATCGCCCGCGATCGTGCTGCTGGATATCATGATGCCGAAGATGTCGGGTTTTGAGGTTTGCAAGCGGATCAAGAGCGATCCGGCAACGCGGGACATCGTGGTGATCATGATCACGGCGCTGAACGAGCCGGGCGACGTGGAGCGCGCGGCCGAGTGCGGCACCGACGACTACCTCTCCAAGCCCATTGATCGCCGGGCGCTGGTCGAGCAGATTCGCAACATTCTTTCCGCAAGAACCTGA
- a CDS encoding PEP-CTERM sorting domain-containing protein: MSRRFVRTLVAFILVTSVRAAVAQEFTLTPSAAGPYNPGQTIDVFVDLANPVSGVADRYLRLVQLDIRDSDDPIEMAVNGFTWDFTSIPDGGVGYAAFGNPPIPSVAYLGVVLNTNGQYLLPGDGSALRLGSFNITMPNVVSETTFNFTLLTPSDNPSDLNDPTGARVMSGFGGLDPIVDSRPRLGNLTGGTAEFTVVPEPATLGLLGAGLLAAMGLSRRRFTK; the protein is encoded by the coding sequence ATGTCACGTCGATTCGTTCGCACACTCGTTGCATTCATACTTGTGACCTCGGTCCGCGCGGCGGTGGCCCAGGAATTCACGCTCACGCCCAGCGCGGCCGGTCCGTACAACCCCGGACAGACCATCGATGTTTTTGTCGACCTGGCGAATCCGGTGAGCGGCGTCGCGGATCGTTACCTTCGCCTGGTCCAACTCGACATTCGTGACTCGGACGATCCCATCGAGATGGCGGTCAACGGGTTTACCTGGGACTTCACGTCGATTCCGGATGGGGGCGTGGGCTACGCGGCGTTCGGGAATCCACCGATCCCGTCGGTGGCGTACCTGGGCGTCGTGTTGAATACGAATGGGCAGTACCTGCTGCCGGGCGACGGGAGCGCGCTCCGGCTCGGTTCTTTCAACATCACCATGCCGAATGTTGTCTCCGAGACGACGTTCAATTTCACCCTGCTTACGCCGTCGGACAATCCTTCTGATCTGAATGATCCGACGGGGGCTCGGGTCATGTCCGGCTTCGGCGGGCTCGATCCCATTGTCGATTCGCGTCCCCGGCTGGGTAATCTCACCGGGGGAACGGCCGAATTCACCGTCGTCCCGGAGCCGGCCACGCTCGGACTTCTGGGCGCAGGGCTCCTTGCGGCAATGGGGCTGTCCCGCCGCAGGTTCACCAAGTAA
- a CDS encoding PEP-CTERM sorting domain-containing protein, with the protein MLKQLAIIATAVVLGVGTAQAQTFTLSPSVGGTYTGGETIDIFVDLSQPSGAPDRYLRDVQLDIRNSDDAIEAAINGGFSWDFSSVNTGSSGYLVSGVAPIPQVGYLGLSEDPNQQYLLAGDGSALRLGSFNVTLPNAPGTYLLTVLTPPDSAFDLTTGTRVSSGFGMIASDPTIDSRPGTGNLSGGSISLTVVPEPATLALLGLGGLAVLRRRRKA; encoded by the coding sequence ATGCTGAAGCAACTAGCCATCATCGCGACGGCGGTCGTGCTTGGGGTCGGTACGGCCCAGGCACAGACCTTCACGCTGTCGCCCAGCGTCGGCGGGACGTACACCGGCGGGGAGACGATCGACATCTTCGTCGATCTGTCCCAGCCGAGTGGTGCGCCGGATCGTTACCTGCGCGATGTGCAGCTTGACATCCGCAACTCCGACGACGCGATTGAAGCGGCGATCAACGGCGGATTTTCGTGGGATTTCAGTTCGGTCAACACGGGGAGCTCCGGCTACCTCGTGTCCGGCGTGGCGCCGATTCCGCAGGTCGGTTACCTGGGGCTGAGCGAAGATCCGAACCAGCAGTACCTGCTGGCGGGCGACGGGAGCGCCCTGCGTCTTGGCTCGTTCAATGTGACCTTGCCCAATGCGCCGGGGACGTATCTCCTCACCGTCCTCACGCCGCCGGATTCGGCCTTTGATCTGACCACGGGTACGCGGGTTTCTTCGGGGTTCGGCATGATTGCATCCGATCCGACGATTGACTCGCGCCCCGGTACGGGAAATCTGTCGGGCGGGTCGATCTCGCTCACCGTAGTGCCCGAGCCGGCTACGCTGGCGCTGCTGGGTCTTGGCGGATTGGCGGTGCTGCGTCGCCGCCGGAAAGCATAG